A single genomic interval of Streptomyces sp. BA2 harbors:
- a CDS encoding mannose-1-phosphate guanyltransferase: protein MKAVVMAGGEGTRLRPMTSSMPKPLLPVANRPIMEHVLRLLKRHGLTETVVTVQFLASLVKNYFGDGEELGMELTYANEEKPLGTAGSVKNAEEALKDDAFLVISGDALTDFDLTELINFHKEKGALVTVCLTRVPNPLEFGITIVDEEGKVERFLEKPTWGQVFSDTVNTGIYVMEPEVFDYVDADVPVDWSGDVFPQLMKEGKPIYGYIAEGYWEDVGTHESYVKAQADVLERKVDVELDGFEISPGVWVAEGAEVHPDATLRGPLYIGDYAKVEAGAEIREHTVLGSNVVVKAGAFLHKAVVHDNVYIGQHSNLRGCVIGRNTDIMRASRIEDGAVIGDECLVGEESIIQGNVRVYPFKTIEAGAFVNTSVIWESRGQAHLFGARGVSGILNVEITPELAVRLAGAYATTLKKGSTVTTARDHSRGARALKRAVISALQASAIDVRDLENVPLPVARQQTARGSAGGIMIRTTPGVPDSVDIMFFDARGADLSQGSQRKLDRVYARQEYRRAFPGEIGDLHFPSSVFDSYTGSLLRNVDTTGVAESDLKVVVDASNGSAGLVLPSLLGRLGVDALTVNPGLDESRPTETYEARRSGLVRLGEIVASSRADFGVRFDPVGERLSLVDEKGRIIEDDRALLVMLDLVAAERRSGRVALPVTTTRIGEQVAAYHGTQVDWTTTSPDDLTRVGRDESTIFGGDGRGGFIIPEFSSVFDGTAAFVRLIGLVARTQLTLSQIDARIPRAHVLQRDLATPWAVKGLVMRTVVEAAGERSVDTTDGVRVVESDGRWVLVLPDPAEAVTHLWAEGPDDASAQALLDEWSAVVDSAGR from the coding sequence ATGAAGGCCGTCGTAATGGCCGGAGGCGAAGGCACGCGCCTTCGCCCTATGACCTCGAGCATGCCCAAGCCGCTCCTGCCTGTGGCCAATAGGCCCATCATGGAGCATGTGCTGCGGCTGCTGAAGAGGCATGGGCTCACCGAGACCGTAGTGACAGTCCAGTTCCTGGCCTCCCTGGTCAAGAATTACTTCGGCGATGGTGAAGAGCTCGGGATGGAGCTCACCTATGCCAATGAGGAGAAGCCACTCGGCACTGCCGGGAGCGTGAAGAACGCTGAGGAAGCATTGAAGGACGATGCGTTCCTCGTGATCTCCGGTGATGCGCTGACTGATTTCGATCTCACCGAGCTGATCAACTTCCATAAGGAGAAGGGAGCGCTCGTCACCGTCTGTCTGACGCGCGTGCCCAATCCGCTGGAATTCGGCATCACCATCGTGGACGAAGAAGGAAAGGTCGAACGCTTCCTGGAGAAGCCGACCTGGGGGCAAGTCTTCTCCGACACGGTGAACACGGGCATCTACGTCATGGAGCCCGAGGTCTTCGACTACGTCGACGCCGACGTGCCGGTGGACTGGTCCGGCGACGTCTTCCCTCAGCTCATGAAGGAAGGCAAGCCCATCTACGGCTACATCGCCGAGGGCTACTGGGAAGATGTCGGTACCCACGAGAGCTACGTCAAGGCTCAGGCCGACGTGCTGGAACGCAAGGTCGACGTCGAGCTCGACGGCTTCGAGATCTCGCCCGGTGTCTGGGTTGCCGAAGGCGCCGAGGTGCACCCCGACGCCACGCTGCGGGGGCCGCTCTACATCGGCGACTACGCCAAGGTCGAGGCGGGTGCCGAGATCCGTGAGCACACGGTCCTGGGATCGAACGTCGTGGTCAAGGCGGGCGCCTTTCTGCACAAGGCCGTCGTGCACGACAACGTCTACATCGGTCAGCACAGCAACCTGCGTGGCTGTGTCATCGGGAGGAACACCGACATCATGCGGGCCTCCCGCATCGAGGACGGTGCCGTCATCGGCGACGAGTGCCTCGTCGGTGAGGAATCGATTATCCAGGGCAACGTCCGGGTCTATCCGTTCAAGACGATCGAGGCCGGCGCGTTCGTCAACACCTCCGTCATCTGGGAGTCCCGGGGCCAGGCCCATCTCTTCGGTGCGCGTGGCGTCTCCGGGATTCTGAACGTGGAGATCACGCCGGAGCTCGCGGTGAGGCTCGCGGGGGCGTACGCCACGACCCTCAAGAAGGGCTCGACCGTCACCACCGCCCGTGATCACTCACGAGGCGCGAGGGCGCTGAAGCGAGCGGTGATCTCGGCTCTGCAGGCCAGCGCCATCGACGTACGGGACCTGGAGAACGTACCGCTGCCGGTGGCGCGGCAGCAGACGGCTCGGGGCAGTGCCGGCGGGATCATGATCCGGACGACGCCCGGGGTTCCGGACTCCGTCGACATCATGTTCTTCGACGCGCGAGGGGCCGACCTTTCGCAGGGGAGTCAGCGGAAGCTGGACCGGGTGTACGCGCGCCAGGAGTACCGGCGGGCCTTTCCCGGCGAGATCGGGGACCTGCACTTCCCGTCCAGTGTCTTCGACTCCTACACCGGCTCGCTGCTGCGCAACGTCGACACCACAGGTGTGGCCGAGTCGGATCTGAAGGTGGTCGTCGACGCCTCCAACGGAAGTGCGGGCCTTGTGCTTCCGAGCCTGCTCGGGCGGCTTGGCGTGGACGCGCTGACCGTCAACCCGGGTCTCGACGAGTCGCGTCCGACCGAGACCTACGAAGCGCGCAGGTCGGGTCTGGTGCGGCTGGGCGAGATCGTGGCGTCGTCGCGTGCTGACTTCGGTGTGCGGTTCGACCCTGTGGGCGAGCGGCTTTCGCTCGTCGACGAGAAGGGGCGGATCATCGAGGACGACCGCGCGCTGCTCGTCATGCTCGATCTGGTCGCGGCGGAACGCCGCAGTGGCCGGGTCGCGCTGCCGGTGACGACGACGCGTATCGGCGAGCAGGTGGCCGCGTACCACGGGACGCAGGTCGACTGGACGACGACATCGCCCGACGATCTGACGCGTGTGGGGCGTGACGAGTCGACCATCTTCGGTGGGGACGGCCGCGGTGGATTCATCATCCCGGAGTTCAGCAGCGTCTTCGACGGTACGGCCGCCTTTGTGCGGCTCATCGGTCTCGTCGCGCGCACGCAGCTCACGCTGAGCCAGATCGACGCGCGTATCCCGCGCGCCCATGTGCTGCAGCGTGACCTCGCGACGCCCTGGGCGGTCAAGGGGCTTGTGATGCGGACCGTGGTGGAGGCGGCGGGGGAGCGTTCGGTGGACACCACCGATGGCGTGCGGGTCGTGGAGTCGGACGGGCGCTGGGTGCTGGTACTGCCCGACCCCGCGGAGGCCGTCACTCATCTGTGGGCCGAGGGGCCCGACGACGCGTCCGCTCAGGCGTTGCTCGACGAGTGGTCCGCCGTGGTGGACAGCGCCGGTCGCTGA
- a CDS encoding CDP-alcohol phosphatidyltransferase family protein, translating to MEVQETRVQTDRVLTIPNILSMARLVGVPLFLWLILRPEFGGPKSDHWALLVLMLSGISDYLDGKLARRWNQISNLGRLLDPAADRLYILSTLVGLTWREILPLWLTAALLLRELMLLVMVGILRRHGYPPPQVNFLGKAATFNLMYAFPLLLLSDGSGWINTLAAIFGWAFAGWGTTLYWWAGILYVVQVRRLVRADTTAD from the coding sequence GTGGAGGTCCAGGAGACTCGCGTCCAGACGGACCGAGTCCTCACCATCCCGAACATCCTCAGCATGGCGCGCCTCGTTGGCGTACCCCTCTTCCTGTGGTTGATCCTCAGGCCCGAGTTCGGCGGGCCCAAGAGTGATCACTGGGCGCTCCTGGTGCTCATGCTGAGCGGGATCAGTGACTACCTCGACGGCAAGCTGGCCCGTCGCTGGAACCAGATCAGCAACCTTGGACGGTTGCTCGACCCGGCCGCTGACCGGCTCTATATTTTGTCGACATTGGTCGGGCTCACGTGGCGGGAGATTCTGCCGCTCTGGCTGACCGCGGCGCTGCTGCTGCGCGAGCTGATGCTGCTGGTGATGGTCGGGATCCTCAGGCGTCACGGCTATCCGCCGCCCCAGGTGAACTTCCTCGGCAAGGCAGCCACCTTCAACCTGATGTACGCCTTTCCACTACTGCTCCTCAGCGACGGAAGTGGCTGGATCAACACTCTCGCTGCTATTTTCGGATGGGCGTTCGCTGGATGGGGTACAACTCTGTACTGGTGGGCAGGGATCCTCTATGTGGTTCAGGTCCGCCGACTTGTCCGTGCGGACACCACGGCCGATTGA
- a CDS encoding PTS sugar transporter subunit IIA, with the protein MTSVTSPLAGRAIGLSAVPDPVFSGAMVGPGTAIDPAREPSEAVAPVDGIVVSLHPHAFVVVDDEGHGVLTHLGIDTVQLNGEGFELLVNKGDTVQRGQSIVRWDPAGVEAAGKSPICPIVALEATAESLSGLVEDGDVKAGDALFSWK; encoded by the coding sequence ATGACCAGCGTGACGTCCCCGCTTGCAGGACGCGCCATCGGGCTCTCTGCTGTACCGGACCCCGTGTTCTCCGGCGCGATGGTCGGGCCCGGCACGGCCATCGACCCCGCGCGTGAGCCCTCCGAGGCTGTCGCCCCCGTCGACGGCATCGTCGTATCGCTTCACCCCCATGCCTTTGTCGTCGTCGACGACGAGGGTCACGGCGTCCTTACCCACCTGGGCATCGACACCGTCCAGCTCAATGGCGAGGGCTTCGAGCTGCTCGTCAACAAGGGTGACACCGTGCAGCGCGGTCAGTCCATCGTGCGCTGGGACCCGGCGGGCGTCGAGGCAGCCGGCAAGTCTCCGATCTGCCCGATCGTGGCACTCGAGGCCACTGCCGAGTCCCTCTCCGGCCTCGTGGAGGATGGCGACGTGAAGGCTGGAGACGCTCTCTTCAGCTGGAAGTGA
- the ptsP gene encoding phosphoenolpyruvate--protein phosphotransferase, with product METTLRGVGVSHGVAIGEVRHMGTAVLEPPAKQIPAEEAEREQGRARQAVEAVAADLNARGHLAGGEAQHVLEAQAMIAQDPELMADVDRRVTVGSSAERAIYDAFSHYRELLAGAGEYMAGRVADLDDVRNRIVARLLGVPMPGVPDSDEPYVLIARDLAPADTALLDPALVLGFVTEEGGPTSHSAILARALGVPAIVALPGAGELAEGTVVAVDGSTGEIFVEPSAEKRSQLEASAAARKAALAASTGPGATSDGHKVPLLANVGGPADVPAAVEAGAEGVGLFRTEFLFLDDSTKAPSEEKQVEAYRKVLEAFPEGRVVVRVLDAGADKPLDFLTPGDEPNPALGVRGLRSLLEHPDVLRTQLTALAKAVEGLPVYLEVMAPMVADRIDAKAFADACREAGLQAKFGAMVEIPSAALRARSILQEVEFLSLGTNDLAQYAFAADRQVGAVSRLQDPWQPALLDLVSLSAEAARAEGKSCGVCGEAASDPLLACVLTGLGVTSLSMGAASIPYVRATLGKYTLAQCERAAAAARAADSAEEARKAAQAVLSGE from the coding sequence ATGGAGACAACGCTGCGAGGCGTCGGCGTGAGCCACGGTGTGGCGATCGGCGAGGTTCGGCACATGGGGACGGCGGTCCTTGAGCCGCCTGCCAAGCAGATTCCCGCGGAGGAGGCCGAGCGCGAACAGGGGCGCGCTCGCCAGGCTGTGGAAGCTGTCGCCGCCGACCTGAATGCGCGTGGCCATCTGGCGGGCGGCGAGGCACAGCACGTGCTCGAGGCGCAGGCCATGATCGCCCAGGACCCCGAGCTCATGGCCGACGTCGACCGCCGCGTCACCGTCGGCAGCTCGGCGGAGCGCGCGATCTACGACGCGTTCTCGCACTACCGCGAGCTGCTCGCGGGCGCCGGTGAGTACATGGCCGGCCGCGTCGCCGACCTCGATGACGTGCGGAATCGTATCGTCGCCCGTCTGTTGGGCGTTCCCATGCCCGGTGTGCCGGACAGCGACGAGCCCTACGTCCTGATCGCGCGTGACCTCGCGCCGGCGGACACCGCGCTGCTCGACCCCGCGCTTGTGCTCGGCTTCGTCACCGAGGAGGGCGGGCCGACCAGCCACAGCGCGATTCTCGCTCGGGCGCTCGGTGTGCCCGCGATCGTCGCTCTGCCGGGTGCGGGTGAGCTGGCCGAGGGCACGGTGGTCGCCGTGGACGGCAGCACCGGTGAGATCTTCGTCGAGCCGAGTGCGGAGAAGAGGAGTCAGCTCGAGGCCTCTGCCGCCGCGCGCAAGGCCGCGCTCGCCGCGTCGACCGGCCCCGGTGCCACGTCCGACGGGCACAAGGTGCCGTTGCTGGCCAACGTCGGCGGACCCGCGGACGTGCCGGCCGCGGTGGAGGCAGGGGCCGAGGGTGTCGGTCTCTTCCGGACCGAGTTCCTCTTCCTCGACGACAGCACCAAGGCGCCGTCGGAGGAGAAGCAGGTCGAGGCGTACCGCAAGGTGCTCGAGGCCTTCCCCGAGGGCCGTGTCGTCGTGCGTGTGCTCGACGCGGGTGCCGACAAGCCGCTCGACTTCCTGACGCCCGGCGATGAGCCGAACCCGGCGCTTGGCGTGCGTGGGCTGCGGTCGCTGCTCGAGCACCCCGACGTGCTGCGTACGCAGCTGACGGCGCTGGCCAAGGCCGTGGAGGGGCTGCCGGTCTACCTCGAGGTCATGGCGCCGATGGTCGCCGACCGCATCGACGCCAAGGCGTTCGCCGACGCGTGCCGTGAGGCGGGGCTGCAGGCCAAGTTCGGTGCCATGGTGGAGATTCCGTCGGCCGCTCTGCGGGCGCGCTCGATTCTCCAGGAGGTCGAGTTCCTGTCGCTCGGCACCAACGACCTCGCGCAGTACGCCTTCGCGGCCGACCGTCAGGTGGGCGCTGTGTCCCGGCTCCAGGACCCGTGGCAGCCCGCGCTGCTCGACCTGGTCTCGCTGTCCGCCGAGGCGGCCAGGGCCGAGGGCAAGAGCTGTGGTGTGTGTGGCGAGGCGGCCTCCGACCCGCTGCTCGCGTGTGTACTGACCGGTCTCGGCGTCACCTCGCTGTCGATGGGTGCGGCGTCCATTCCTTACGTGCGGGCGACGCTGGGCAAGTACACGCTGGCTCAGTGCGAGCGTGCGGCGGCTGCCGCGCGTGCCGCGGACAGCGCCGAGGAAGCCCGGAAGGCCGCGCAGGCGGTTCTGTCCGGCGAGTAG